The Azotosporobacter soli genome window below encodes:
- the dxs gene encoding 1-deoxy-D-xylulose-5-phosphate synthase has protein sequence MNLLNQINRPQDLLRLSEAQLPLLCQEIRDFLVETVSQTGGHLAPSLGVVELTVALHRAFNSPTDKLIWDVGHQAYVHKILTGRREKFHTLRQLDGISGFPKPQESEHDAFATGHSSTSISAALGMALARDLKKEQGHVVAIIGDGSLTGGQAYEALNHAGHTRTPMTVILNDNEMSIAKNVGAIAEYLAKMRTAPSYAKVKRDIEFLLKRIPAIGDSVLRTVERLKDSVRYLLVPGMLFEELGFTYLGPIDGHDLPVLEEVLEKAKRLNEPVLVHVITCKGKGYTPAECNADKFHGVGPFCVDSGEIIKSSDKPSYTKVFGETIVELAAKDENIVAITAAMPEGTGLKAFSKHFPARFFDVGIAEQHAVTLAAGMAANGLLPVVALYSTFGQRAYDQILHDVCLQNAPVIIALDRAGIVGDDGPTHHGVFDYSYLRHIPNMVIMAPKDENELRHMLFSALQYRCPVSIRYPRGGGLGVDTTGVPELLPFGKWEEIKNGEDVTFLATGAMVEPARAASEILWSHGIRAGVVNARFIKPFDEVLLMKIAEKTKLIITVEDQVIAGGFGSGVLEFFSKQSGPSPHVKLLGFPDTFVEHGKRPQLMERYRLTAKGLAESAQYLYEKKNSENGG, from the coding sequence TTGAATTTATTAAATCAAATAAACAGACCTCAAGATCTCCTGCGCCTGAGTGAAGCGCAGTTGCCTCTGTTATGCCAGGAAATACGTGACTTTTTAGTGGAAACCGTATCGCAAACCGGCGGACATCTGGCCCCGAGTCTCGGCGTGGTTGAATTGACAGTCGCGCTGCACCGCGCTTTCAATAGCCCGACCGATAAGCTGATTTGGGATGTCGGTCACCAGGCTTATGTGCACAAGATTTTGACAGGACGCCGCGAAAAATTCCATACGTTGCGTCAACTTGATGGCATCAGCGGCTTTCCCAAACCTCAAGAAAGTGAACATGACGCTTTTGCCACCGGTCACTCCAGCACTTCGATTTCTGCGGCGCTGGGCATGGCTTTGGCGCGTGACTTAAAAAAGGAACAGGGGCATGTCGTTGCTATTATCGGCGACGGCTCTTTGACCGGTGGACAGGCTTATGAAGCGTTAAATCATGCCGGACACACACGTACGCCAATGACGGTCATTTTAAATGACAACGAAATGTCCATTGCCAAAAATGTCGGTGCCATTGCTGAATATTTGGCTAAAATGCGCACAGCGCCTTCTTATGCAAAGGTCAAACGCGATATCGAATTTCTGCTTAAAAGGATTCCCGCTATCGGCGATAGCGTCTTGCGAACAGTGGAGCGATTGAAAGATAGTGTTCGTTATCTTCTTGTTCCGGGCATGCTTTTTGAAGAATTAGGCTTTACATATCTTGGTCCGATTGACGGACATGATTTGCCCGTATTGGAAGAGGTATTAGAAAAAGCCAAACGTCTCAATGAACCTGTCTTGGTTCATGTCATCACCTGCAAAGGCAAAGGCTACACGCCGGCAGAATGCAATGCCGACAAATTCCACGGCGTAGGGCCGTTTTGCGTCGATTCGGGCGAAATCATCAAAAGCAGTGATAAACCAAGTTATACGAAAGTTTTCGGCGAAACAATCGTTGAGCTGGCCGCAAAAGATGAAAACATCGTCGCCATCACTGCAGCAATGCCGGAAGGAACAGGTCTAAAAGCATTTTCAAAACACTTTCCAGCGCGTTTTTTTGATGTCGGCATTGCCGAGCAACATGCGGTCACGTTGGCTGCCGGTATGGCCGCAAATGGCTTGCTGCCTGTTGTCGCACTCTATTCAACCTTTGGTCAACGAGCCTATGATCAAATCCTACATGATGTGTGTTTACAAAACGCACCCGTGATTATTGCTCTCGATCGCGCTGGCATCGTCGGCGATGACGGTCCGACTCATCACGGTGTGTTTGACTACAGTTATCTGCGGCATATTCCCAATATGGTCATCATGGCGCCTAAAGATGAAAATGAACTGCGCCATATGTTATTCAGCGCGCTGCAATACCGTTGTCCGGTTAGCATCCGATATCCTCGTGGCGGTGGACTGGGCGTTGATACGACCGGTGTGCCCGAGCTGCTGCCGTTTGGCAAATGGGAAGAGATCAAGAACGGGGAAGATGTAACGTTTCTGGCTACTGGAGCAATGGTGGAGCCTGCACGCGCCGCCAGCGAAATACTCTGGTCACACGGTATCCGAGCTGGTGTTGTGAATGCCCGCTTTATCAAGCCGTTCGACGAAGTGCTATTGATGAAAATCGCCGAGAAGACCAAGCTGATTATTACGGTTGAAGACCAGGTTATCGCCGGCGGATTTGGCTCCGGCGTATTGGAGTTTTTCTCCAAACAGTCCGGCCCTTCGCCGCATGTCAAACTTCTCGGTTTTCCGGACACGTTTGTTGAACACGGCAAACGCCCTCAACTAATGGAACGCTATCGTCTCACCGCGAAGGGACTCGCCGAGTCCGCACAATATTTATATGAAAAAAAGAACAGTGAAAATGGTGGATGA
- a CDS encoding TlyA family RNA methyltransferase, with product MEKKRLDVLLHEKNLVPSREKAKAYIMAGKVRVAGRMADKAGMLVDVTADIQVLRDEINYVSRGGLKLEKALDAFSLDLTDIVMFDVGASTGGFTDCALQHNAKRVYAIDVGYGQLAWSLRTDPRVVCMERTNIRHVQPEEMPELADFISIDVAFISLNIVMPAVFRLMKPSAGLVALIKPQFEAGREKVGKKGVVRDPAVHIEVISNVLANAKLLGLQLMGISYSPIKGPEGNIEYLAYWKKETSDQDILLEGSEQEIKAVVNAAHGTL from the coding sequence ATGGAAAAAAAACGCTTAGACGTATTACTGCATGAAAAAAATCTTGTGCCCAGTCGCGAAAAAGCGAAAGCCTATATCATGGCAGGCAAGGTACGCGTCGCCGGACGTATGGCCGATAAGGCCGGAATGCTGGTTGACGTTACTGCCGACATACAGGTGTTACGCGATGAGATCAACTATGTAAGCCGCGGTGGACTGAAATTAGAAAAGGCATTGGACGCTTTTTCCCTCGATTTGACGGACATCGTAATGTTCGACGTCGGCGCTTCGACCGGTGGATTCACCGATTGCGCACTGCAACACAACGCAAAGCGTGTTTATGCCATTGATGTCGGTTATGGCCAGTTGGCCTGGTCGCTTAGAACGGATCCTCGCGTCGTATGCATGGAGCGCACCAATATCCGCCATGTTCAACCGGAAGAAATGCCTGAGTTAGCGGATTTTATTTCGATTGACGTGGCGTTCATTTCATTGAATATTGTCATGCCTGCTGTTTTTCGCCTCATGAAACCTTCTGCTGGCTTAGTCGCGCTGATCAAGCCTCAGTTTGAAGCCGGTCGGGAAAAGGTGGGGAAGAAGGGCGTCGTACGTGATCCTGCTGTCCATATCGAAGTCATTAGCAATGTTTTGGCCAATGCAAAACTATTGGGCCTGCAATTGATGGGGATTTCATATTCTCCGATTAAAGGACCAGAAGGAAATATCGAATATTTGGCGTATTGGAAGAAAGAGACTTCTGATCAAGACATTTTACTTGAAGGATCTGAGCAAGAAATAAAGGCGGTAGTGAACGCTGCCCATGGCACATTGTAG
- a CDS encoding NAD(+)/NADH kinase gives MVMIGLLPNPKKRNITDIIDWLASFFSERNHRVCLPLSVAEKVNRPELGIPEAEFWPAINFAITLGGDGTLLSATRKLSPYGVPVCGVNLGRLGFLTEIETTDLTWAAERLANGDYEIGTRTMLDMSVSGIGDSCCFLSNALNDIVVTKNGAARIARLKVFIDGAFAANYVADGLIVGTATGSTAYAFSAGGPVIHPALPLIQLTPICPHSGMARSLIVPDSAVIEVQLVSGQQDMVATVDGQVTMPLADTDTILIRKSAHVASFIQLGEKSYYHTVRSKLWCGERDADF, from the coding sequence ATGGTTATGATAGGACTTCTGCCAAATCCCAAAAAGAGAAATATAACGGATATTATTGATTGGTTAGCTTCATTTTTCAGCGAACGTAACCATCGGGTATGCTTGCCGCTCAGTGTAGCGGAAAAAGTAAATCGACCGGAATTAGGTATTCCTGAAGCGGAGTTCTGGCCGGCGATTAATTTTGCGATTACTCTTGGAGGCGACGGTACTCTTTTAAGTGCAACGCGTAAGCTTTCTCCTTACGGAGTTCCTGTCTGCGGCGTAAACTTAGGACGCCTAGGCTTCTTAACGGAAATTGAAACCACTGACCTAACTTGGGCTGCGGAGCGTCTGGCAAACGGAGACTATGAGATCGGGACACGGACGATGCTCGACATGTCTGTGTCCGGTATAGGAGACAGTTGTTGTTTTTTATCTAACGCGCTTAATGATATTGTCGTTACCAAAAACGGTGCTGCCCGGATTGCACGCCTCAAAGTCTTTATCGACGGCGCATTCGCGGCTAATTATGTCGCAGACGGCTTGATTGTCGGAACGGCTACCGGTTCAACCGCTTATGCCTTTTCGGCTGGCGGTCCAGTTATTCATCCAGCGTTGCCGCTAATTCAGTTGACGCCAATCTGTCCGCACAGCGGCATGGCGCGCTCTTTGATTGTACCAGACAGCGCAGTCATTGAAGTTCAGTTGGTCTCTGGTCAACAAGATATGGTTGCAACAGTTGATGGCCAGGTCACCATGCCCTTAGCCGATACAGACACCATTTTGATTCGTAAAAGCGCTCACGTGGCCTCATTTATCCAACTTGGTGAGAAAAGTTATTATCATACGGTAAGAAGCAAACTGTGGTGCGGCGAGCGAGATGCCGATTTTTGA
- the argR gene encoding arginine repressor produces MKGLRHSKIKDIIDHGIIETQEELAEALRKEGIEITQATVSRDIKELMLIKVPTGDGRYRYAFPIEQNILFSQARMERIFRDAVTSIDSSENLIVIKTLPGAANAVASTIDYAKWTEIIGTIAGDDNILVVVKPMSAVPQLIQKFQSLLRG; encoded by the coding sequence ATGAAGGGATTACGCCATTCTAAGATCAAAGACATTATCGATCACGGCATTATAGAGACCCAAGAAGAGCTTGCTGAAGCGCTCCGTAAGGAAGGCATCGAAATCACCCAAGCTACCGTATCGCGCGATATTAAAGAGTTGATGTTGATTAAAGTGCCAACCGGCGATGGTCGATATCGTTACGCCTTTCCCATTGAGCAAAACATCTTGTTTTCTCAGGCTCGTATGGAGAGAATCTTTCGTGATGCCGTCACGAGCATCGACTCCAGTGAAAATCTTATAGTCATTAAAACTCTGCCAGGTGCCGCCAATGCGGTTGCTTCAACAATTGACTATGCCAAATGGACGGAAATCATAGGCACGATTGCCGGGGATGACAATATACTCGTAGTCGTAAAGCCTATGAGTGCCGTCCCGCAGTTGATTCAAAAATTCCAATCACTTTTGCGCGGATAG
- the recN gene encoding DNA repair protein RecN, translated as MQMLRSLVISNFALIEYACIEFSEQLNIITGETGAGKSIFMEALGVALGERASADLIRSGCDALRVEAVFDIGQQAPICSLLQEMAIDLEEDGSLLITRRISRHGKNTIQLNGFQIPLAQLRQLSEYLLDMHGQHENQALLRQNTYLPLIDSLLPSQDVLQQYQKNYQQWHQLGQELSDLLQQSRDREQRLDILKWQTQEIGAAQLLANEDEALDEEMLKVANVEKIVNSSQKAYSIMQDGEKGGVLGLLSEVRRELETVTRYDRQLASCHQGITEVFFLLEEHCHELRSYCEDVEFDPSRLAEIQDRLDLIHKLKRKYGNSIEEIQEFYANALRELESLANQDERIAALQEKSEELAKELSLLASKLHLQREKASQGLVAGIKRHLADLGLPHALFEVNFENKATLGPQGTDDVSLLFTANPGEAAKPLHKIASGGELSRIALAIKSMAGVTDAPCMVFDEIDTGIGGKTAQMVSDKILNLSRNKQILCITHLPQIASAADRHIYIEKQQSATQTLSIIRILSAEEQVVELARMSSGHADTSSVLQHARQMLASAAAKK; from the coding sequence ATGCAAATGTTACGTTCTTTAGTCATTAGTAATTTCGCTCTGATTGAGTATGCTTGCATCGAATTTTCCGAACAACTTAATATTATTACCGGCGAAACCGGCGCCGGTAAATCCATCTTCATGGAAGCGCTTGGCGTGGCATTGGGTGAGAGGGCTTCTGCAGATCTAATCCGATCTGGCTGTGATGCACTGCGTGTAGAAGCTGTTTTTGACATTGGTCAGCAAGCGCCTATTTGCAGTTTGCTGCAAGAAATGGCTATCGATTTAGAAGAAGACGGCAGTCTTTTGATTACACGTCGAATCAGCCGTCATGGTAAAAATACAATCCAGCTCAACGGCTTTCAAATTCCACTCGCTCAACTGCGTCAATTGAGCGAATACCTGCTTGATATGCACGGACAACATGAAAATCAGGCGTTATTGAGACAAAACACCTACCTGCCTCTGATCGATAGCTTATTGCCTTCACAAGATGTTTTACAGCAGTATCAGAAAAATTACCAACAATGGCATCAACTTGGCCAGGAGTTGTCGGACTTACTTCAACAAAGCAGAGACCGCGAACAACGCCTCGATATCCTGAAATGGCAAACGCAGGAGATTGGCGCTGCTCAGCTCTTGGCAAATGAAGATGAAGCATTGGACGAGGAAATGCTCAAAGTCGCCAATGTTGAAAAAATTGTCAACAGTAGCCAAAAAGCATATTCGATTATGCAAGATGGCGAAAAGGGCGGTGTGCTGGGCTTGCTGTCTGAGGTTCGACGAGAACTGGAAACGGTGACGCGCTATGATCGCCAACTCGCCTCCTGCCACCAAGGAATAACGGAAGTTTTTTTTCTCTTAGAAGAACATTGTCACGAATTGCGCAGCTATTGTGAAGATGTCGAATTCGATCCTTCACGCCTTGCCGAAATCCAAGATCGCCTCGATCTCATCCATAAACTTAAACGCAAGTACGGCAACAGCATCGAAGAAATTCAGGAATTTTACGCAAATGCATTGCGTGAGTTAGAATCGTTGGCTAACCAGGATGAACGAATTGCCGCGTTGCAGGAAAAAAGTGAAGAATTGGCTAAAGAACTTTCCCTTTTGGCCAGCAAACTGCATTTGCAGCGTGAAAAAGCCAGTCAAGGATTGGTTGCTGGTATCAAACGACATTTAGCGGATCTTGGATTACCACATGCATTATTCGAAGTAAATTTTGAAAACAAAGCTACGCTAGGACCGCAGGGTACGGACGACGTCAGTTTACTTTTCACCGCCAATCCCGGCGAAGCGGCAAAACCATTGCACAAGATTGCCTCGGGCGGCGAACTGTCCCGTATCGCGTTAGCCATTAAATCCATGGCCGGCGTAACGGATGCACCTTGCATGGTGTTTGACGAAATCGATACCGGTATTGGCGGTAAGACAGCACAAATGGTTTCTGATAAAATCTTAAATCTGTCGCGCAATAAACAGATCCTTTGCATTACACATTTACCTCAGATTGCATCAGCTGCCGATCGGCATATTTATATTGAAAAACAGCAATCAGCCACTCAAACGCTAAGCATCATCAGAATTCTATCAGCGGAAGAACAAGTGGTTGAACTAGCTAGGATGAGCAGCGGCCATGCCGATACGTCCTCCGTTTTGCAACATGCTCGTCAGATGTTAGCGTCAGCAGCCGCTAAAAAATAG
- the spo0A gene encoding sporulation transcription factor Spo0A, which translates to MIRETIKIAIADDNREFVGIIQEYLLQQSDIELVGTAYNGEEIVTIIEEKKPDVVILDIIMPHLDGIGVLERINGLNVKRPKIIMLTAFGQESITQRVVELGADYYILKPFNMDVLASRIRQLATSITAQRPVVAQAIKARPLDVEVTNIIREIGIPAHIKGYQYLRDAIMMIINEPELLGAVTKVLYPMIAEKYLTTPSRVERAIRHAIEVAWNRGNIEMIHKLFGYSAKIEKGKPTNSEFMAMIADKLRMEMRG; encoded by the coding sequence GTGATACGGGAAACAATAAAAATAGCTATCGCTGATGATAATCGCGAATTCGTAGGCATTATTCAAGAGTATCTGTTACAGCAATCAGACATTGAATTAGTCGGTACCGCTTATAACGGTGAGGAAATCGTGACCATCATCGAAGAAAAAAAACCCGATGTAGTAATCCTGGATATCATCATGCCACATCTCGACGGCATTGGCGTACTCGAGCGAATTAACGGCCTAAACGTAAAGCGACCGAAAATCATCATGCTTACTGCTTTTGGACAAGAAAGCATTACCCAGCGTGTTGTAGAATTAGGCGCCGATTACTATATTTTAAAACCGTTTAATATGGACGTGCTTGCTAGCCGCATTCGTCAATTGGCAACATCGATTACAGCACAACGTCCAGTAGTGGCGCAGGCAATCAAAGCCCGCCCTTTAGATGTTGAGGTGACCAACATAATCCGTGAGATTGGTATTCCTGCACATATCAAAGGGTATCAGTATCTGCGTGATGCCATTATGATGATCATCAACGAACCGGAACTTCTGGGTGCTGTTACTAAGGTCTTATATCCTATGATTGCGGAAAAATATTTGACAACGCCGAGTCGCGTAGAACGAGCGATTCGTCATGCTATCGAAGTTGCCTGGAATCGAGGGAATATAGAAATGATTCATAAATTGTTTGGCTACAGTGCTAAGATTGAAAAAGGGAAACCAACCAATTCAGAATTTATGGCTATGATAGCCGATAAATTGCGCATGGAAATGCGTGGTTAA
- a CDS encoding NUDIX hydrolase → MKKSISLTETLVSSSSVFKGALLDVYCDTVTLPNGRQATREFIKHPGAVAVVPFTENGDVLMVRQFRYPTGCELLEIPAGKLDPGEQPEDCAKRELAEETGFRPGRLCRLASIHTTPGFSDEVIHLYRAENLIACDAVPDEDEFLQVESYSPTELKQMITAGEITDAKTITALMLAI, encoded by the coding sequence ATGAAAAAATCCATTTCACTGACAGAAACGCTTGTTTCATCCAGCTCCGTATTTAAAGGGGCGCTGCTTGACGTGTACTGTGATACGGTCACGTTGCCGAACGGTCGCCAAGCAACGCGTGAATTTATCAAACATCCCGGAGCGGTTGCCGTTGTTCCCTTCACAGAAAACGGCGATGTCCTGATGGTTCGCCAGTTTCGTTACCCTACCGGTTGCGAATTGCTCGAAATCCCTGCCGGAAAGCTCGATCCGGGTGAACAGCCAGAGGATTGCGCCAAACGTGAGTTGGCCGAAGAAACCGGCTTTCGTCCCGGCCGCCTTTGCCGTCTCGCTTCAATTCACACGACACCGGGTTTCAGCGATGAAGTTATCCATCTCTATCGAGCAGAAAATCTTATCGCATGTGATGCAGTGCCGGATGAGGATGAGTTTTTACAAGTAGAGTCATATTCTCCGACAGAGCTGAAACAAATGATCACAGCCGGGGAAATAACCGATGCGAAGACGATTACCGCCTTAATGTTGGCTATATAG
- the xerD gene encoding site-specific tyrosine recombinase XerD, whose amino-acid sequence MMMANYVEEFIHYLAVERGLAQNTLESYGRDLQQFHVYLKNSNLELLRDSSRNIILNYLNTLQAKGRAVSTISRNLAAIKSFYQYLVRQRYLEKDPAANLESPKLEKKLPKILTVGEVEELLKQPNNFMPGGIRDKAMLELLYATGIRVSELISLNSADINLDMGYIKCYGRGSKERVVPLGSIAAKCVQEYITKGRPKLVRTYDELALFVNHHGNRLTRQGFWKIIKKYAQEANITKDITPHTLRHSFATHLLENGADLRSVQEMLGHADISTTQIYTHVTKNRLKEVYDKAHPRA is encoded by the coding sequence ATGATGATGGCAAATTATGTCGAGGAATTTATTCACTACCTTGCGGTCGAACGCGGGTTAGCACAGAATACCCTGGAATCGTATGGTCGCGATTTACAACAGTTTCATGTCTACTTGAAAAACAGCAACTTGGAATTGCTCAGGGACTCCAGCCGTAATATCATATTAAACTATCTAAACACTCTCCAAGCAAAAGGTCGCGCTGTTTCTACAATATCGCGAAATTTAGCGGCCATTAAATCTTTTTATCAATATCTTGTACGTCAAAGGTATCTGGAGAAAGACCCTGCCGCAAATCTTGAATCACCGAAGCTTGAGAAAAAACTACCTAAAATTCTGACGGTTGGTGAAGTGGAAGAACTTTTGAAGCAACCGAACAACTTTATGCCGGGCGGCATCCGCGATAAAGCGATGCTAGAACTTTTATATGCAACGGGTATTCGTGTGTCTGAATTGATTTCATTGAATTCAGCAGATATTAATTTAGATATGGGCTATATTAAGTGTTATGGACGCGGTTCGAAAGAGCGAGTTGTTCCATTAGGCTCGATCGCCGCAAAATGCGTACAAGAATACATAACTAAAGGACGTCCTAAATTAGTTCGTACTTATGATGAGCTAGCATTGTTCGTCAATCACCATGGTAATCGTTTAACCCGACAGGGTTTTTGGAAAATCATAAAAAAATATGCCCAAGAGGCCAACATTACTAAGGATATTACGCCGCACACATTGCGTCACTCATTTGCCACTCATCTCTTGGAAAATGGCGCTGATTTGCGCTCCGTACAAGAAATGCTCGGGCATGCCGACATTTCTACGACGCAAATTTATACCCATGTCACCAAGAACCGATTAAAAGAAGTGTATGACAAAGCACATCCGCGTGCTTGA
- a CDS encoding pyrimidine-nucleoside phosphorylase, with amino-acid sequence MLRMVDLIEKKKEGLALSDAEIQFIVQDYTAGEIPDYQMSAWLMAVYFKGMTPQEIATMTLAMASSGTMVDLTMVPGIKVDKHSTGGVADTTTLVVAPLVAAAGVPVAKMSGRGLGFTGGTIDKLDAIPGLISRLAQQEFVDALCQHGIAIIGQSNDIAPADGKIYALRDVTSTVASIPLIASSIMSKKIASGADKILLDVKVGNGAFMKDLPDAIALAETMVNIGKLVGRETRAIISSMEEPLGLAIGNSLEVEEAIDILSGKGSSSLREVCIYLSAMMLLMGQKAANLDEATTKITTLLDSGAGLNKFREFITNQGGNAALIEKRNLLPQAAQCIDVLAEQSGYIQSVHAAQLGYSAMTLGAGREFKGQEIDLAAGIMLHCRIGDAVNAGQILATIYANKQDKVASAKQLIIDAIKIAETAVPKTKLILGIVDQNGFTPVA; translated from the coding sequence ATGTTAAGAATGGTAGACCTGATCGAGAAAAAAAAAGAAGGTCTTGCTTTAAGCGACGCTGAAATCCAATTTATCGTTCAGGATTATACGGCAGGGGAGATACCCGATTATCAAATGTCCGCTTGGTTAATGGCTGTTTATTTCAAAGGAATGACGCCGCAGGAAATTGCAACGATGACGCTAGCAATGGCCAGCTCCGGTACAATGGTTGATTTGACAATGGTTCCGGGAATCAAAGTTGATAAGCACAGTACCGGCGGCGTTGCCGATACAACGACGTTGGTCGTTGCACCGCTAGTTGCTGCAGCAGGTGTTCCAGTTGCGAAGATGTCAGGGCGTGGTTTGGGGTTCACCGGCGGTACAATTGATAAGTTGGATGCAATACCCGGTCTTATTTCTCGATTGGCGCAGCAGGAATTTGTCGACGCTCTTTGCCAGCACGGCATTGCAATTATCGGGCAGAGTAACGATATCGCGCCGGCAGATGGCAAGATTTATGCGTTACGCGATGTAACAAGCACTGTAGCCAGCATTCCGTTGATTGCATCTTCCATTATGAGCAAGAAAATTGCTTCTGGTGCAGATAAAATCCTACTCGACGTTAAAGTAGGCAACGGCGCTTTCATGAAAGATTTGCCCGATGCGATTGCGTTAGCTGAAACGATGGTGAATATAGGAAAACTGGTCGGAAGAGAAACCCGCGCCATTATTAGCAGTATGGAAGAACCGTTGGGACTGGCCATCGGCAACAGCCTTGAAGTTGAAGAGGCGATCGATATCTTGTCTGGCAAAGGCTCGTCGTCGCTGCGCGAAGTTTGCATTTATCTGTCCGCTATGATGCTGTTGATGGGACAGAAAGCAGCCAATCTCGATGAGGCTACGACAAAAATCACGACGTTGCTGGACAGCGGCGCGGGCTTGAATAAATTTCGCGAATTCATCACAAACCAAGGGGGCAATGCTGCATTGATCGAAAAGCGCAACCTGTTGCCTCAGGCCGCTCAATGCATCGACGTACTGGCAGAACAGTCCGGATACATCCAGTCTGTTCATGCCGCCCAACTGGGGTATAGCGCAATGACGCTTGGCGCTGGTCGGGAATTCAAAGGGCAGGAAATCGACCTGGCTGCCGGCATCATGTTGCATTGCCGCATCGGCGACGCGGTCAACGCAGGGCAAATTTTGGCTACAATCTACGCCAACAAACAGGATAAGGTTGCCAGTGCCAAACAGCTGATCATCGACGCAATCAAGATCGCTGAAACGGCCGTACCGAAAACAAAGCTGATTTTAGGCATCGTAGATCAAAACGGTTTTACACCTGTTGCTTGA
- a CDS encoding site-2 protease family protein, with amino-acid sequence MSFFDADLIFRIPGLLLALTIHEYAHARVAYSFGDPTAKNAGRMTLNPLSHLDPFGLLMLWLLQFGWAKPVPVNAGYFSNWRKGMFWVSFSGPIANLLTALTLTVVATVFLRFFGSLPYELRLVITLAINYNITFALFNLLPIPPLDGASVLSSYLRSRTLDMWMNKIEPYGTFILLGLVYLGIIGKLLTPLSSFIHGVLRQIILLLL; translated from the coding sequence TTGTCTTTTTTTGACGCCGATCTTATTTTTCGTATTCCGGGTCTGCTTTTAGCTTTGACGATTCACGAATATGCGCACGCGCGCGTTGCTTATTCGTTCGGCGATCCGACTGCAAAGAATGCTGGTCGCATGACGTTGAATCCGCTTTCGCATCTCGATCCTTTTGGCTTGCTTATGCTTTGGTTGCTGCAGTTTGGCTGGGCGAAGCCGGTTCCGGTTAATGCCGGTTATTTTTCTAATTGGCGCAAAGGTATGTTCTGGGTCTCTTTTTCCGGCCCGATCGCCAATCTGCTCACAGCGCTCACGCTAACCGTTGTCGCGACCGTCTTCTTGCGCTTCTTCGGCAGCCTGCCTTATGAATTGCGTCTGGTCATTACCTTAGCAATCAATTATAATATAACATTTGCTCTGTTCAACCTGTTACCGATTCCGCCGCTCGACGGAGCTTCGGTCTTAAGCAGCTACCTTCGTTCACGAACACTTGATATGTGGATGAATAAGATAGAACCTTATGGGACTTTTATTTTGCTGGGTTTGGTATATCTCGGCATCATCGGCAAACTGCTTACGCCGCTCAGTTCATTTATCCATGGCGTGCTTAGACAAATTATCCTGCTCTTATTATAA